The stretch of DNA TCATGTTTCACACTACGGCGAAGGTCCCGGAAAAAACCTACCGTCTGGAGGTGTTAATCTCGAGAGACAGGAAGACAAAAGATCCATAAAAGACGCTAAGAACGCTTTTGAAAAGGGGAAAGGAAAGGGTATCTCTATATATCGAAAGGAGGCATTACATTCAAATGAATGCATCTGAAGGCCGAAGACCCAGCTTTATGGAGGCGGCGGTACTGCTGATCATCTGCGCCGGTCTCATAAGCTACGGGGTTCTGAAACTGGGGGCGGACGCCCATATTCCCATCATACTGTCCGCCGTACTGGTGTCGCTCTGGGGCGCTTTCGTTCTCAAGTTTCCCTGGCAGTCCATAGAGGAAGGCATCATCCAGGGAATAACCATGGCCCTGCAGGCCATTTTGATACTTATGATGGTAGGTCTGGTCATAGGCTCCTGGATACAGAGCGGAGTCGTTCCCAGCCTGATCTACTACGGGCTTGATATTCTATCTCCCAAGATATTCCTTCTCGCCACCCTGGTTATCTGTGCCGTGGTCGCCCTGGCCACCGGTACGTCCTGGGGCACCTCCGGAACCGTCGGCATAGCCCTCATGGGGGTCGGAGCCGGACTGGGCATACCGGCACCGGTTACCGCCGGTATCATCATCTCCGGAGCCTACTTCGGAGACAAGATGTCCCCTCTGTCCGACACGACCAACCTGGCTCCCGCCGTCGCAGGGACCGACCTCTTCACCCACATAAGGGCCATGATCTGGACCACCGGCCCGACCTTCCTCATAGTGGCAGCCATAACCATCTTCCTGGGCAACAAATATTCCGGCGGAACCCTGGACATAAGCAAGATCCAGGCCATCCAGGCAGTCATGGCCGGAGAGTTCCACATAAGCCTGATGGGACTGGTTCCGCCTCTTATCGTCATAGGTCTCGCTGTAGCTAAGATCCCCGCTCTGCCGGGACTTTTCGCCGGAATCCTCTTCGCCTGCGGTATGTCCCTCTTCCAGGGATTCGGCTTCGGCGACGTAATAGGAGCCCTTCACTACGGCTACGAGGCCACAGTTTCCGGCCAGATAGCGGCGGCGGAGACAATCGACGCCGTATCCCAGCTCATGGCCCAGGGCAGCATCACCGGGGTAAGCCCCGAACTGGCCAAGGACGCAGGGGTTATGCTGTCCGACCTGCTCACCAGAGGCGGCCTGGATTCCATGATGTGGACCATCTCTCTAATACTCTCCGCCCTTTCCTTCGGCGGTATCATGGAACGCTGCGGCTTCCTCGAGGTCCTTCTCCAGACCATCCTCAAGGGCGTCAAGAGCGTCGGCGGAATGGTTACCTCGGTTCTGGCCTCCTGCTTCATCTGCAACCTGTTCCTTGGAGACCAGTATCTCTCCATAGTCATGCCAGGACGTATGTTCAAAAACGCATTCGAAGAAAAGGGACTCCACGCTAAAATGCTCTCCAGGACGTTGGAGGACGCCGGTACCCTGACGTCGGTCCTCATTCCATGGAACACCTGCGGGGCCTACAACGCTTCCGTCCTTGGAGTTCCCACGCTGGAGTACCTTCCCTACGCCTTCATGAACTACCTCAACCCCATCGTGGCCATAGTCATGACCTACCTGAACATCGGGGTTTTCTGGCAGGAAGGCAAGGAGCCCAAGAAGGCCTGATCTATGCCGGAAAGGGATAGCTCAGAGGTGTTCTGCCTGTCCAAATCCGGATACTATCCGGGCTGGATGAAGAAGTCCGCCTTCGCAACGGGATTGCTGCTGACGTCGGCGGGGCTCTGGAGGCTTTTCGGTCCCTCCGCCGGCGGCTTCGGCAGGATCTACCCTTACGTCTTCGTCGGGCTGGGACTGGTGTACTTCTCCGGCACGACCAAGAGGATCTACCTTTCCGAGGAGGGGGTGATCCGGGAGACCGGAAGCTTTCTGTCCAAGGGGAAGCAGGTTCTGCCCTGGAACAGGGTGGTCCACGTGACATTGGTCACCAGG from Dethiosulfovibrio russensis encodes:
- the nhaC gene encoding Na+/H+ antiporter NhaC is translated as MNASEGRRPSFMEAAVLLIICAGLISYGVLKLGADAHIPIILSAVLVSLWGAFVLKFPWQSIEEGIIQGITMALQAILILMMVGLVIGSWIQSGVVPSLIYYGLDILSPKIFLLATLVICAVVALATGTSWGTSGTVGIALMGVGAGLGIPAPVTAGIIISGAYFGDKMSPLSDTTNLAPAVAGTDLFTHIRAMIWTTGPTFLIVAAITIFLGNKYSGGTLDISKIQAIQAVMAGEFHISLMGLVPPLIVIGLAVAKIPALPGLFAGILFACGMSLFQGFGFGDVIGALHYGYEATVSGQIAAAETIDAVSQLMAQGSITGVSPELAKDAGVMLSDLLTRGGLDSMMWTISLILSALSFGGIMERCGFLEVLLQTILKGVKSVGGMVTSVLASCFICNLFLGDQYLSIVMPGRMFKNAFEEKGLHAKMLSRTLEDAGTLTSVLIPWNTCGAYNASVLGVPTLEYLPYAFMNYLNPIVAIVMTYLNIGVFWQEGKEPKKA